Proteins encoded together in one Kutzneria kofuensis window:
- a CDS encoding tyrosine recombinase XerC: MPSSRRPAGQELIRLRERLPADVEAVLADYERHLRLERNLSEHTVRAYLGDVVSLLGHLAPPTPSDDRIGEARARRGHTDGDHGGGADSTRPGSDAVTRATDTIRSGAGVEGRTTEVTRLGVDSQAADTVDEPPLPVAVADIDLAALRGWLGGLRAAGASRSTLARRSAAARTFTAWARRRGHLATDPGQLLMAPRPHRTLPGVLRKEQAAAMLDAAESGAAEGAAVALRDQALLELLYATGVRVSELCGLNLGDVDYSSRVIRVLGKGGRERVVPFGAPAERALRRWLDEGRSALVRPDSPAALLLGARGGRLDQRTARKIVHGAVGAVPGAVDTGPHGLRHSAATHLLEGGADLRTVQELLGHATLATTQLYTHVTVERLKAIHERTHPRS, encoded by the coding sequence ATGCCCTCTTCACGACGGCCGGCTGGGCAGGAGCTGATCCGGCTCCGCGAGCGGCTGCCCGCAGACGTCGAGGCGGTGCTCGCGGACTACGAGCGGCACCTCCGGCTGGAACGCAACCTCTCCGAGCACACCGTGCGCGCCTACCTCGGCGATGTGGTGTCCCTGCTGGGACATCTGGCTCCGCCCACACCATCGGACGATCGGATCGGTGAGGCCCGCGCCCGCCGCGGCCACACCGACGGTGATCACGGCGGCGGCGCTGACTCCACCCGCCCCGGTTCCGACGCGGTCACCCGAGCCACCGACACGATCCGCTCCGGTGCCGGCGTGGAAGGCCGGACTACCGAGGTGACCCGCCTCGGCGTGGACAGTCAGGCCGCCGACACCGTTGACGAGCCGCCGCTGCCGGTCGCGGTGGCGGACATCGACCTGGCCGCGCTGCGCGGCTGGCTCGGCGGGCTGCGGGCCGCCGGGGCGAGCCGGTCGACGCTGGCCAGGCGGTCGGCGGCGGCCCGGACGTTCACCGCATGGGCTCGTCGTCGCGGGCATCTGGCGACCGATCCGGGGCAGCTGCTGATGGCGCCGCGTCCGCACCGGACGCTGCCCGGAGTGCTGCGCAAGGAGCAGGCCGCGGCGATGCTGGACGCCGCCGAGAGCGGGGCCGCGGAGGGCGCGGCGGTTGCTCTGCGTGACCAAGCTCTGTTGGAGCTGCTCTACGCCACTGGGGTCCGGGTGTCCGAACTCTGTGGCCTGAACCTGGGCGACGTGGACTACTCCAGCCGAGTGATTCGCGTGCTCGGCAAGGGTGGCCGCGAGCGTGTCGTGCCCTTCGGCGCACCGGCAGAGCGGGCGCTCCGCCGTTGGCTGGACGAGGGGCGATCCGCCCTGGTCAGGCCCGATTCGCCGGCCGCTTTGCTGCTCGGCGCGCGAGGCGGCCGGCTTGATCAGCGAACGGCCCGCAAGATCGTGCACGGCGCCGTCGGTGCGGTACCCGGAGCAGTCGACACGGGGCCGCACGGGCTAAGGCATTCCGCCGCCACGCATCTGCTGGAAGGGGGAGCGGACCTGCGGACCGTCCAAGAGCTTCTCGGTCACGCTACGCTAGCCACCACGCAGCTCTATACCCACGTCACCGTCGAACGGCTTAAGGCGATCCATGAGCGAACCCACCCCCGTTCCTGA
- a CDS encoding FliA/WhiG family RNA polymerase sigma factor yields MRNGSHGPAAGGSRGSYGAGQPDGVLPGDQRTADDVEAGIVALWRRYGASRAQELRDRLVLHYAPLVKYVAGRVGTGLPAHVDVGDLIQSGIFGLVDAIEKFEPERGLKFETYAMQRIRGAILDDLRSQDWVPRSVRSRARDVERALERLGGRLQRTPTDSELANELSITISELRELYAQLQLTSVVALDELIAAGRGTASLAETLPDDYAEDPVANLVDQDSRRQLADAIAQLAERDRIVVTLYYFENLTLAEIGRVLGVTESRVCQLHTRAVLRLRTKLAEQSES; encoded by the coding sequence ATGCGCAACGGCAGCCACGGCCCGGCCGCCGGTGGCTCGCGGGGCTCGTATGGTGCGGGCCAGCCCGACGGGGTCCTTCCCGGTGATCAGCGCACCGCCGACGACGTCGAGGCGGGCATCGTCGCGTTGTGGCGCAGGTACGGCGCCAGCCGGGCGCAGGAGTTGCGGGACCGTCTCGTGCTGCACTACGCGCCGCTGGTCAAGTACGTCGCCGGACGGGTCGGCACCGGCCTGCCGGCGCACGTCGACGTCGGCGACCTGATCCAGTCCGGCATCTTCGGCCTTGTCGACGCCATCGAGAAGTTCGAGCCCGAGCGCGGTCTCAAGTTCGAGACCTACGCCATGCAGCGCATCCGCGGCGCCATCCTCGACGACCTGCGCTCCCAGGACTGGGTGCCCCGCTCCGTCCGCAGCCGCGCCCGCGACGTCGAACGCGCCCTGGAACGCCTCGGCGGACGTCTGCAGCGCACCCCCACCGACTCCGAGCTGGCCAACGAGCTGTCGATCACCATCAGCGAACTGCGTGAGCTTTATGCCCAGCTCCAGCTGACCAGCGTCGTCGCCCTCGACGAGCTGATCGCCGCCGGCCGTGGCACGGCCTCTTTGGCCGAGACCCTCCCCGACGACTACGCCGAGGACCCCGTCGCCAACCTCGTCGACCAGGACAGCCGCCGCCAACTCGCCGACGCCATCGCGCAGTTGGCCGAGCGGGATCGCATCGTCGTGACGCTGTACTACTTCGAGAACCTCACCCTCGCCGAGATCGGCCGGGTTCTCGGCGTCACCGAATCCCGCGTCTGCCAACTGCACACCCGCGCCGTCCTGCGCCTGCGCACCAAACTCGCCGAGCAGTCCGAGAGCTGA
- a CDS encoding histidine phosphatase family protein — MTDVTTSPTVLHLIRHGESTWNLAGRIQGQSPEAGGLTAAGRAQAQLTADLLAERPSRPTAIVASDLIRARETAEIIASRLSLPLEFDPELREQRLGVLEGQRLDSPFADDPTALATVDRLWREPFLRPAGGESIADMYARVHRALRRHATTRPGTELVLVTHGGPVRMASTPEPPTPGVPVPRVGVDNASVTSITMT, encoded by the coding sequence ATGACCGACGTGACGACAAGCCCCACTGTCCTGCACCTGATCCGACACGGCGAGAGCACCTGGAATCTCGCCGGCCGCATCCAGGGCCAGTCGCCCGAGGCCGGCGGCCTGACCGCCGCCGGCCGGGCCCAGGCCCAGCTCACCGCCGACCTGCTCGCCGAGCGCCCGTCCCGGCCCACCGCGATCGTCGCCAGCGACCTCATCCGGGCCCGCGAAACCGCCGAGATCATCGCTTCCCGGTTGTCCCTGCCCCTCGAGTTCGACCCCGAGCTTCGCGAGCAGCGGCTGGGCGTGTTGGAGGGTCAGCGCCTCGACTCCCCGTTCGCGGACGACCCCACCGCCCTGGCCACCGTCGACCGTCTCTGGCGCGAACCGTTCCTCCGCCCCGCCGGCGGCGAGAGCATCGCTGATATGTACGCCCGCGTGCACCGCGCCCTCCGCCGCCACGCCACCACCCGACCGGGCACCGAGTTGGTCCTGGTAACCCACGGCGGTCCAGTGCGCATGGCGTCGACCCCCGAGCCGCCCACCCCCGGCGTCCCCGTCCCTCGCGTAGGCGTCGACAACGCCTCCGTCACCTCGATCACCATGACGTGA
- a CDS encoding VOC family protein gives MRNPYDACHIAVPARDLDEALEYYVFGLGAKLARRYDDRITLDFFGDQLVCHLCEDVPDEAVAYPRHFGVSFAQAEDFDRLVRLVEHRKLRVLSGPSIRFEGTAEQHRTLFLADPSNNVIEFKNYDDPRMQY, from the coding sequence ATGCGCAACCCGTACGACGCCTGCCATATCGCCGTTCCAGCCCGAGACCTGGACGAGGCGCTGGAGTACTACGTCTTCGGCCTGGGTGCGAAGCTGGCCCGGCGCTACGACGACCGGATCACCCTGGATTTCTTCGGCGACCAACTGGTCTGCCACCTGTGCGAGGACGTGCCGGACGAGGCGGTCGCCTATCCGCGGCACTTCGGCGTCAGCTTCGCCCAGGCCGAGGACTTCGACCGGCTGGTGCGCCTGGTCGAGCACCGCAAGCTGCGTGTGCTGTCCGGGCCGTCGATCCGCTTCGAGGGCACCGCCGAGCAGCATCGCACGCTGTTCCTGGCCGATCCGTCGAACAACGTGATCGAGTTCAAGAACTACGACGACCCCCGCATGCAGTACTGA
- a CDS encoding phosphosulfolactate synthase gives MSRGMHGTTMMIDPGLPTGAFTDVIDSHGRLVDLVKFGWGTALVTKDIDRKAAVLREAGIDFYFGGTLFEHAVWTDQLADYLALVERTGATHIEVSNGTIPLDQRSKADYVRRMSSHRPVLSEVGYKDADRSALLTPADWVEALREDLDAGAVMVITEARESGRSGIANSDGQMRADVLGAVLDALDPAIVMFEAPTKDLQVELIRTVGPHVNLGNIATHDVVGVETLRRGLRGDTLLSLTTGVAAARSLTHSK, from the coding sequence ATGAGCAGGGGCATGCACGGCACCACCATGATGATCGACCCCGGCCTGCCGACCGGTGCCTTCACCGACGTCATCGACAGCCACGGGCGCCTCGTCGACCTGGTCAAGTTCGGCTGGGGCACGGCGCTCGTCACCAAGGACATCGACCGCAAGGCGGCCGTGCTGCGTGAGGCCGGCATCGACTTCTACTTCGGCGGCACCCTGTTCGAGCACGCGGTGTGGACCGACCAACTGGCCGACTACCTGGCGCTGGTGGAACGCACCGGGGCCACCCACATCGAGGTGTCCAACGGGACCATTCCACTCGACCAGCGCAGCAAGGCCGACTACGTGCGTCGGATGTCCTCGCACCGGCCCGTGCTGTCCGAGGTCGGCTACAAGGACGCCGACCGATCCGCGCTGCTCACGCCCGCCGACTGGGTGGAGGCGCTGCGCGAGGACCTCGACGCCGGCGCCGTCATGGTGATCACCGAGGCTCGGGAGAGCGGCCGCAGCGGCATCGCCAACTCCGACGGGCAGATGCGCGCCGACGTTCTCGGCGCCGTGCTCGACGCCCTCGACCCCGCGATCGTGATGTTCGAGGCCCCGACCAAGGACCTGCAGGTGGAGCTCATTCGCACCGTCGGTCCCCACGTCAACCTCGGCAACATCGCCACCCACGACGTCGTCGGCGTCGAGACGCTGCGCCGCGGACTGCGCGGCGACACCCTCCTCAGCCTCACCACCGGCGTAGCCGCCGCCCGCTCCCTAACCCACTCCAAGTGA
- a CDS encoding class I adenylate-forming enzyme family protein: MAVVSRLLTARALERPASAAFIAGADGSSLTWAELASHAEIWRAASRAAALPQRARIGLVATDPLAFTAAYLGVLATGLTAVPLDPRLTASELANSLSRLRVDVVATDTPDVFDTETELWSLTQLGPVPVRPASLSARPSDGAARRPAVLLASSGTTGAPKGIPLSEWQLMHAARRVARHHGFGPDQRGYTPLPLFHVNAQVMGLLANVVSGASLVVERRFDVKAYWERVEQWRPTWLNAVPAILASLAAAPAPSEDVVRGIRFARSASAPLPEHTLRAFVEHTGIGVLETYGMTEAAGQITANPIEAAERRIGSVGLPVGIGLSVLGPDGRPAAPGQEGMVALRGRQVVSHYLDLSADVPERARPARDGSGWLLTGDLGVRDEAGFVRLSGRADDVINRGGEKIHPLEIENVLLGHPAVRSAAVVGAPHERLGQVAVAFVTAHPGARATDLARDLHERCERELTRYKRPTTIEVTAQLPTGPTGKVLRRALRAELATAGGVR; the protein is encoded by the coding sequence ATGGCAGTGGTGTCCCGACTGCTGACCGCACGGGCGCTGGAGCGGCCCGCGTCCGCCGCGTTCATCGCCGGCGCGGACGGCAGCTCGCTCACCTGGGCGGAGCTGGCGTCCCATGCCGAGATCTGGCGTGCGGCCAGTCGCGCGGCGGCATTGCCGCAGCGGGCCCGGATCGGGCTCGTGGCGACCGATCCGCTGGCGTTCACCGCCGCTTATCTGGGCGTGCTGGCGACCGGCTTGACCGCCGTGCCGCTCGATCCCCGGCTCACCGCGTCGGAGCTGGCCAATTCCCTCTCGCGGCTTCGCGTGGACGTGGTCGCGACGGACACTCCGGACGTATTCGACACCGAGACCGAATTGTGGTCGCTCACTCAATTGGGCCCGGTTCCGGTCCGACCGGCGTCCTTGTCCGCTCGCCCGAGCGATGGCGCGGCGCGGCGGCCGGCGGTATTGCTGGCCAGTTCCGGCACCACCGGAGCGCCAAAGGGCATTCCGCTGTCCGAATGGCAGCTGATGCACGCGGCGCGACGGGTCGCCCGGCACCACGGATTCGGCCCCGACCAGCGCGGCTACACGCCGCTGCCGCTGTTCCACGTGAACGCGCAGGTGATGGGCTTGCTGGCGAACGTCGTCAGCGGAGCGTCGCTGGTGGTGGAGCGCCGGTTCGACGTGAAGGCGTATTGGGAGCGCGTCGAGCAGTGGCGGCCGACCTGGCTGAACGCAGTGCCCGCGATCCTGGCCTCGCTGGCCGCAGCACCCGCGCCGAGCGAGGACGTCGTGCGCGGCATCCGGTTCGCACGGTCAGCGTCAGCGCCGCTCCCGGAGCACACGCTGCGCGCATTTGTCGAACACACCGGCATCGGCGTGCTGGAGACGTACGGCATGACCGAGGCGGCGGGTCAGATCACCGCCAACCCGATCGAGGCGGCCGAGCGCCGCATCGGCTCGGTCGGCCTGCCCGTAGGCATCGGCCTGTCTGTGCTGGGCCCGGACGGGCGCCCGGCCGCGCCCGGTCAGGAAGGCATGGTCGCGCTGCGCGGCCGGCAGGTGGTCAGCCACTACCTCGATCTGTCCGCGGACGTGCCGGAGCGGGCCCGACCCGCCCGCGACGGCAGCGGCTGGCTGCTCACCGGCGACCTCGGTGTCCGTGACGAGGCCGGCTTCGTGCGGCTGTCCGGCCGCGCCGACGACGTGATCAACCGGGGCGGCGAGAAGATCCATCCGCTGGAGATCGAGAACGTGCTGCTCGGGCACCCGGCGGTGCGGTCGGCCGCGGTCGTCGGCGCCCCGCATGAGCGGCTCGGGCAGGTGGCGGTCGCTTTCGTCACCGCCCACCCCGGTGCGCGGGCCACGGACCTCGCCCGCGACCTGCACGAACGCTGCGAGCGGGAGCTCACCCGGTACAAGCGCCCGACCACGATCGAGGTGACCGCGCAGCTGCCCACCGGGCCCACCGGCAAGGTGCTGCGTCGCGCGCTGCGGGCCGAACTGGCGACCGCTGGAGGCGTCCGATGA
- a CDS encoding M23 family metallopeptidase, with amino-acid sequence MPTALALTAIVLTAAVITAPYAFPHTTTAFPVSSRAWPPPLPRTRAALAIPSARAPALTPSPSRYGWPLAPPHPVLRPFLPPSSPYGPGHRGVDLGAAAGEPVLAAADGVVSFAGWVATRGVVAVAHTGGMRTTYEPVRPEVAPGQRVRRGEEVGRLMPGHAGCVAACLHWGARRADEYLDPLRLLSTQRVRLLPWREPPPGEVA; translated from the coding sequence ATGCCCACCGCACTCGCCCTCACCGCGATCGTCCTCACGGCGGCCGTCATCACCGCTCCTTACGCCTTTCCGCACACCACAACCGCTTTTCCCGTCTCCAGCCGCGCCTGGCCGCCACCTCTTCCACGCACCAGAGCCGCCCTGGCCATCCCTTCGGCCAGGGCGCCGGCGCTTACCCCGTCCCCTTCTCGCTACGGCTGGCCGCTGGCCCCGCCGCATCCGGTGCTGCGCCCGTTCCTGCCGCCGAGCAGTCCGTACGGTCCCGGCCACCGCGGCGTCGACCTCGGCGCCGCCGCCGGCGAACCGGTGCTGGCCGCGGCGGACGGGGTGGTTTCCTTCGCCGGCTGGGTGGCAACCCGGGGCGTGGTGGCGGTGGCCCATACGGGCGGTATGCGCACCACGTACGAGCCGGTCCGGCCCGAGGTGGCGCCCGGCCAGCGGGTCCGTCGTGGCGAGGAGGTGGGGCGGCTGATGCCCGGTCATGCGGGCTGCGTGGCGGCATGTCTGCACTGGGGCGCGCGGCGGGCCGACGAATACCTGGATCCGTTACGCCTGTTGTCGACGCAGCGCGTACGGCTGTTGCCGTGGCGTGAACCGCCACCGGGGGAGGTCGCCTGA
- the rpsB gene encoding 30S ribosomal protein S2: MAVVTMRQLLDSGVHFGHQTRRWNPKMKRFIFTERNGIYIIDLQQTLSYIDRAYEFVKETVAHGGSILFVGTKKQAQEAIAQEALRVGMPYVNQRWLGGMLTNFTTVHKRLQRLKELESMEQTGGFQGLTKKEILMLTREKDKLEKTLGGIRDMSKVPSAVWIVDTKKEHIAVGEARKLNIPVVAILDTNCDPDEVDYPIPGNDDAIRSATLLTKVVAEAAAAGLIARSGARTQAADKPGSAEEPLAEWEQELLVGANAETAPAADAAATEVTAQS; encoded by the coding sequence ATGGCCGTCGTCACCATGAGGCAGCTGCTCGACAGCGGCGTCCACTTCGGGCACCAGACCCGTCGCTGGAACCCGAAGATGAAGCGCTTCATCTTCACCGAGCGCAACGGCATCTACATCATCGACCTGCAGCAGACGCTGTCGTACATCGACCGCGCCTACGAGTTCGTCAAGGAGACCGTCGCGCACGGCGGCTCCATCCTGTTCGTCGGCACCAAGAAGCAGGCGCAGGAGGCGATCGCGCAGGAGGCGCTGCGGGTCGGCATGCCGTACGTGAACCAGCGCTGGCTGGGCGGCATGCTCACCAACTTCACCACCGTGCACAAGCGCCTCCAGCGGCTCAAGGAGCTGGAGTCGATGGAGCAGACGGGCGGCTTCCAGGGTCTCACCAAGAAGGAGATCCTGATGCTCACCCGTGAGAAGGACAAGCTGGAGAAGACCCTCGGCGGTATCCGCGACATGTCCAAGGTGCCCAGCGCCGTGTGGATCGTGGACACCAAGAAGGAGCACATCGCCGTCGGCGAGGCGCGCAAGCTGAACATCCCGGTGGTGGCCATCCTGGACACCAACTGCGACCCGGACGAGGTCGACTACCCGATCCCGGGCAACGACGACGCGATCCGCTCCGCCACGCTGCTCACCAAGGTGGTCGCCGAGGCCGCCGCCGCCGGCCTGATCGCCCGCTCGGGCGCCCGCACCCAGGCCGCGGACAAGCCGGGTTCGGCCGAGGAGCCGCTGGCCGAGTGGGAGCAGGAGCTCCTGGTCGGCGCGAACGCCGAGACCGCGCCGGCCGCCGACGCCGCCGCGACCGAAGTCACCGCCCAGTCCTGA
- the tsf gene encoding translation elongation factor Ts — translation MANYTAADVKRLRELTGSGMMDCKKALEEADGDFDKAVEILRIKGAKDVGKRAGRATANGLVAADGGVMIELQCETDFVAKNEEFQELAAKIVAAAKDSGATDVASLTAAKLGDGTVADAVQALSAKIGEKLELAKVVVFDGQVSTYLHRRSADLPPAVGVLVEYTGQDGDAVKGVGMQIAAMKAKYVTRDEVPADIVEHERGIAEATAREEGKPEAALPKIVEGRVNGFYKDVVLLEQPSVQESKKTVKALLDEAGVTVTRFARFEVGQG, via the coding sequence ATGGCGAACTACACCGCGGCCGACGTGAAGCGACTCCGCGAGCTCACCGGCTCCGGCATGATGGACTGCAAGAAGGCCCTCGAGGAGGCCGACGGCGACTTCGACAAGGCCGTCGAGATCCTGCGCATCAAGGGCGCCAAGGACGTCGGCAAGCGCGCCGGGCGGGCCACCGCCAACGGCCTGGTCGCCGCCGACGGCGGCGTGATGATCGAGCTCCAGTGCGAGACCGACTTCGTCGCCAAGAACGAGGAGTTCCAGGAGCTGGCCGCCAAGATCGTGGCCGCCGCCAAGGACTCCGGCGCGACCGACGTGGCCTCGCTGACCGCCGCCAAGCTGGGCGACGGCACCGTCGCGGACGCCGTGCAGGCGCTGTCCGCGAAGATCGGCGAGAAGCTGGAGCTGGCCAAGGTCGTCGTGTTCGACGGCCAGGTGAGCACCTACCTGCACCGCCGCTCCGCCGACCTGCCGCCGGCCGTCGGCGTGCTGGTCGAGTACACCGGCCAGGACGGTGACGCGGTCAAGGGTGTCGGCATGCAGATCGCCGCGATGAAGGCCAAGTACGTCACCCGCGACGAGGTGCCGGCGGACATCGTCGAGCACGAGCGCGGCATCGCCGAGGCGACCGCCCGCGAGGAGGGCAAGCCGGAGGCGGCCCTGCCCAAGATCGTCGAGGGCCGGGTGAACGGCTTCTACAAGGACGTCGTGCTCCTGGAGCAGCCGTCCGTGCAGGAGTCGAAGAAGACCGTGAAGGCCCTGCTGGACGAGGCCGGGGTCACCGTGACTCGCTTCGCTCGCTTCGAGGTGGGCCAGGGCTGA
- the pyrH gene encoding UMP kinase: MSLTQDRSTKDAPTGDGNGYRRVLLKLGGEMFGGGAVGVDPDVVHTVASQISDVVRGGTQVAVVIGGGNFFRGAELSQRGMDRDRADYMAMLGTVMNCLALQDFLEKQGIDTRVQTAITMGQVAEPYIPRRAERHLEKGRVVIFAAGVGMPYFSTDTAAAQRALEIGCDVVLMAKAVDGVYDSDPRRNPDASKFDSITHQEVLERGLEVADATAFALCKDNNMPIIVFNLLTEGNIARAVRGERIGTVVSTPDDRPSA, from the coding sequence ATGTCGCTGACCCAGGACCGATCGACCAAGGACGCTCCGACCGGTGACGGCAACGGCTACCGCCGGGTGCTGCTGAAGCTGGGCGGCGAGATGTTCGGCGGCGGCGCCGTCGGCGTCGACCCCGACGTGGTGCACACCGTGGCCAGCCAGATCTCCGACGTGGTCCGCGGCGGCACCCAGGTGGCCGTGGTCATCGGCGGCGGCAACTTCTTCCGCGGCGCCGAGCTCAGCCAGCGTGGCATGGACCGGGACCGGGCCGACTACATGGCGATGCTCGGCACCGTGATGAACTGCCTCGCGCTGCAGGACTTCCTGGAGAAGCAGGGCATCGACACCCGGGTGCAGACCGCCATCACCATGGGCCAGGTCGCCGAGCCCTACATCCCGCGCCGCGCCGAGCGGCACCTGGAGAAGGGCCGCGTGGTGATCTTCGCCGCCGGCGTCGGCATGCCGTACTTCTCGACCGACACCGCGGCGGCCCAGCGCGCGCTGGAGATCGGCTGCGACGTGGTGCTGATGGCCAAGGCGGTCGACGGCGTCTACGACTCCGACCCCCGGCGCAACCCCGACGCCAGCAAGTTCGACAGCATCACCCACCAGGAGGTGCTCGAACGCGGCCTCGAGGTGGCCGACGCGACGGCGTTCGCGCTGTGCAAGGACAACAACATGCCGATCATCGTGTTCAACCTGCTCACCGAGGGGAACATCGCCCGCGCCGTGCGCGGTGAGAGGATCGGCACCGTGGTGAGCACCCCTGACGACAGGCCCTCGGCCTGA
- the frr gene encoding ribosome recycling factor, whose amino-acid sequence MIDETLLDAEEKMETAVSVAKDHLAAVRTGRANATMFQGINVEYYGSPTPLNQLAGITVPEARMVVVKPYDASQLREIEKAIRDSDLGVNPTNDGTIIRVVVPQLSEERRRDMVKVAKSKGEDSKVAVRNIRRKAKEELDRIAKDGEAGEDDVARAEKELQQLTDKYVAQIDQLVKHKEAELLEV is encoded by the coding sequence GTGATCGACGAGACCCTTCTCGACGCCGAGGAGAAGATGGAAACCGCGGTGTCCGTGGCCAAGGACCATCTCGCCGCGGTGCGCACGGGGCGTGCCAACGCCACCATGTTCCAGGGCATCAACGTCGAGTACTACGGCTCACCCACACCGCTCAACCAGCTCGCCGGCATCACCGTGCCCGAGGCCCGGATGGTCGTCGTCAAGCCGTACGACGCCAGCCAGCTCCGGGAGATCGAGAAGGCGATCCGCGACTCCGACCTGGGCGTGAACCCGACCAACGACGGCACGATCATCCGCGTCGTGGTGCCGCAGCTGTCCGAGGAGCGCCGCCGGGACATGGTGAAGGTGGCCAAGAGCAAGGGCGAGGACTCCAAGGTCGCGGTGCGCAACATCCGCCGCAAGGCCAAGGAGGAGCTGGACCGCATCGCCAAGGACGGCGAGGCCGGCGAGGACGACGTCGCCCGCGCCGAGAAGGAGCTGCAGCAGCTCACCGACAAGTACGTCGCCCAGATCGACCAGCTCGTCAAGCACAAGGAAGCCGAGCTGCTGGAGGTCTGA
- a CDS encoding phosphatidate cytidylyltransferase, whose translation MWAAVAVGCGLGAVVLTCLFTVPQAFVGIVAIAVAISTFELAGALRRAGGINVALVPVLVGGQAMVWLSWPFERVGLLAAFVVTILGCLIWRFRDGVSGYVRDVTSSIFVAAYVPLFASFAAMLVVPADGVYRILCFLIGVVCSDTGGYAAGVLFGKHPMAPLISPKKSWEGFAGSMITGTVGGALSVTLLLHGQWWQGVLLGAALVITSTVGDLVESLIKRDLGIKDMGNLLPGHGGLMDRMDSLLPSAVVAWLLLRLFIPA comes from the coding sequence CTGTGGGCCGCGGTCGCGGTCGGGTGCGGGTTGGGCGCTGTCGTCCTGACGTGCCTGTTCACCGTGCCCCAGGCGTTCGTGGGGATCGTGGCCATCGCGGTCGCGATCTCCACGTTCGAGCTGGCCGGCGCGCTGCGTCGGGCCGGCGGCATCAACGTCGCGCTGGTGCCGGTGCTCGTCGGCGGGCAGGCCATGGTGTGGCTGTCCTGGCCGTTCGAACGGGTTGGTCTGCTCGCGGCGTTCGTGGTGACGATCCTGGGCTGCCTGATCTGGCGGTTCCGGGACGGCGTGTCCGGCTACGTGCGGGACGTGACCAGTTCGATCTTCGTCGCCGCCTATGTGCCGCTGTTCGCGTCGTTCGCCGCCATGCTCGTGGTGCCGGCTGACGGCGTGTACCGGATCCTGTGCTTCCTGATCGGCGTCGTCTGCTCCGACACCGGCGGCTACGCGGCCGGTGTGCTGTTCGGCAAGCACCCGATGGCCCCGCTGATCAGCCCGAAGAAGTCCTGGGAGGGCTTCGCCGGCTCCATGATCACCGGCACCGTCGGCGGCGCGCTTTCCGTCACACTGCTGCTGCACGGCCAGTGGTGGCAGGGCGTGCTGCTCGGCGCGGCTCTGGTGATCACGTCCACGGTCGGTGACCTGGTCGAGTCGCTGATCAAGCGGGACCTGGGCATCAAGGACATGGGCAACCTGCTGCCCGGGCACGGCGGGCTGATGGACCGAATGGATTCGCTGCTGCCGTCGGCCGTCGTCGCCTGGCTGCTGCTCCGGCTGTTCATCCCCGCCTAA
- a CDS encoding YbiU family protein, producing MRQPGDTVWWHCDVIHSVADVSDQERWGNVMYIPAAPLCAKNARFAADCGRHFLAGTSPGDFAAENYEAHWPDRATLADLTSTGRAQLGL from the coding sequence ATCCGTCAGCCCGGCGACACGGTCTGGTGGCACTGCGACGTCATCCACTCCGTCGCCGACGTCAGCGACCAGGAGCGCTGGGGCAACGTCATGTACATCCCCGCTGCCCCGCTGTGCGCCAAGAACGCCCGCTTCGCCGCCGACTGCGGCCGTCATTTCCTGGCCGGCACCAGCCCCGGCGACTTCGCCGCGGAGAACTACGAGGCTCACTGGCCGGACCGCGCCACCCTCGCCGACCTCACTTCGACCGGCCGCGCCCAACTCGGCCTTTAG
- a CDS encoding ROK family protein: protein MPPDRVAGLTDALLRQGFGTPPAIDVPTVLAGDRKSEFGAAIGRAVASACTVFDPELVLFGGPLGGHPDILPHIRAAQDGATPAAVRVAAGEFGDAAPMRGALAWAVDHGRGQLLA, encoded by the coding sequence GTGCCACCAGACCGTGTCGCCGGGCTGACGGATGCCTTGCTACGCCAGGGTTTCGGCACGCCGCCGGCGATCGACGTGCCGACCGTGCTCGCCGGTGATCGCAAGTCGGAGTTCGGCGCCGCGATCGGCCGGGCGGTCGCCTCGGCGTGCACGGTGTTCGACCCCGAACTGGTGCTGTTCGGCGGCCCGCTGGGCGGCCATCCCGACATCCTGCCGCACATCCGGGCCGCGCAGGACGGCGCGACGCCGGCCGCGGTCCGCGTGGCGGCCGGCGAATTCGGCGACGCCGCGCCGATGCGGGGCGCCTTGGCCTGGGCCGTCGATCACGGTCGGGGCCAGTTGCTGGCCTAG